The Methanococcus voltae PS genome segment CAATCATCGAAACCAAGCATTCTGGAACTTGCCAATCTTGACCAAAGTTATTTTTATCTAATTCTGTTACGTTAAAGTGTATATTTTTTGTTAATTCCTTGAATAAGTCGTGCCCCATTTTTTCACCGAGGTATGATTCAAATATATAAAATAAGTTTTAAATTATTATTAATTTTATATATTCAATCTATATTCTGTTTTGTTGTTTCAATTAAGTCTAATTTAAGTTATTTTTTAAGTTATTTTTTAATGTTATATAGTACTATTTTATAAGTTAAATTGAGCACTATTTAGATATTTTTTAAATTTTATAGATATTTAATTAAATAGTTGGTTCATTGAAATATTTAATTTTCAGGTTTCGGTAAACTTTCATCTTCACATTCGATTACTAAAATTAAAGGACCATTACCTTCTAAATATTCATTTACACATTTTTTTATTTCATTTTCAGATTTAACCAATTTGGATGTTATCCCATAGGCTTCTCCAAGTTTTACATAGTTGGGGTTATCTAAATCACAAAAAATATTTAATCTGCTATTTTTCATAATTATGATTAACATTTTTAAGTTATTTTTGGCAACAGTTGCTAATTCTTGGATATTCATCTGAATTCCGCCATCCCCATTAATATTTATGACTTCCCTATCTATGCTTTTATCAATACACCCGTACTTTACGCCGATGGCGCAAGGAAGTCCAAAACCCATGGTACCCATGCTGTGGGAGGAAATTATACTTTTGGGTAGCATACATGTCTTAAATAGTGACGTAAATACAGTATGATTCCCAGCATCTGTTACAATAATCGAATCATTAGGGATTGATTCTATTAATTCTTTAACTTTTTTGGAGTAGTCTCCAAATTTAACTATTTTGTTTAAACTATGGTTATTATTTCTGTAGATTTTATTGTACTTTTTAAAAATATCACATTTTTCAAAAATATCGTTAATATTTCTAACAATTAATTCAATATCTGAAATATTATTGATATTTACATTTAAATCAACAATTTTTGACTTAATATCGTCCCAAGACTCAAGAATTGTATTGTATGATAAACTTGAACCTAAGTTTATTATTAAATCACAGTTTTTCAAATGTTCATTTGCAAAATACCCTCTTCTACCAATCATGCCCAAACATTTTTCGTCTTCTTCCGAAATAATGCCCCTTGCAGGGTATGTAGTGACTATTGGGATTTTTGAATTTTTTAACATATTATTAATTTGAAGTATTTCAGAATAGTTTAGTTGCCCAAAAATACCCTGCCCTATAAGTAATATAGGATTTTTAGAATTTTGAACGATTTCATTATTTTTTAAAGTCTCAAAATATTCATTAATTTCAAGATTTTTAGAATTTTTAGTATTATTCATATTATTTATTTGATATGTAGCATGTATATTGTTACATAATTCACTATTGTTATGATTATTAATATACTTTTCATAAGATTTATAATTCTTTGTAATTTTTAATAAACTACCCGATTTATCTAGTGAATTATAGACATTTTTGGAAATATTAATTTGGATAGGTTTTCGATTAAAAAAACTTTTTTCAAATACATTTTTTACAGTATTCAGGTTTTCGTCGTTCGATTCAAAAATATAACTACCTTCTTCGAAATCTAGAAAATCCATGGGTATTTCTTGAAAAAATTCAGTGCCAATATATTTTGAAGAGCAACGACCGGTAAAGCATACAATAGACGAATTATCTCGAAATGCCGTAGCAACACCTGTGGTTATGTTTGTTGCACCTGGGCCTGCAGTTACTAAACAAACACCCGTTTCATTAGTTATCCTAGCGTAACCGTCAGCCATATGCGCCGCAGCCTGTTCGTGTTTAACATTTATTAAATTAATATTTGAATTTTCAATGGCTCTGTAAAATGGAAGTATTTGTTCACCAGGGTATGAAAATATGGTTTTTATATCATTATATTCTAGAAAATTAATTAATTTGCCTACAAATTCTTTAGAATTTGAATTATCCATCAAATCCCTCATATAAGTTTTATTTTTAATATTTGTATCAATAATATCTAATAAATTTATGATAGTAAATATATGGCTAATAACCATATATAAATTATAAATTATAAATTCTTGCAATTTATATTATTTAATTATCAATTTCTTCAAGAGTATATTCTAATTTAAGAGAATAATTGGCTAATAATTTAAAAACATGATTAAAATATTCCTCAAAAGTTTTAAAATCTTCAAATTTTGAATTTTTAATAATATAGTCACCTACATCGTCATCTTTAGCATTCAATATTTTAAAAACTTTTGAACCTTTGGTTAACCGAGGGTTATCAAGAATTTCGTCTTTATCTCCATCGGTAATACCAATTATCCTAATATTAAATCTTGCAAGTATATCTCCACAAACGGTGGTTGTATCATCACCAATAGTTAAAACTGCTGAAACAGGAGCATTTTTTAACATTTCTAATGTATTTTCGCCTGCATGATGTATAAATAATAGCTTTCCAACATTTTGCATATTTTCTTGTATGTTTTTATTATCAATAGTATTATCAATTTTATTGTTAAAGTCGCCTAATTTATGGTCATTTTCGCAAAAGTTACTATGCCTTCTTAACATGCCGGTTTTTATAATTATTTTATTTAAATCAATATTTCCTAGTTTCTCAACACCATGCCATTTGACATCTGCATTTTTAATACCTAAAAGTTTCCCATTTTTACAAACGATTGTAACTTCTTCACCTTTTGAGCGCCCTACTACTATACCATTAACCATAATTGATTCATTAGGGCTTACTCCATGTATTTTACGACATTGATTTCCTAATTCATCGTAATAAACGTTCATACCTTCGCTTATGCAATTTTCAATAGAGATATCAAATTTTCGGCTGATAGTTTCGACTAAACCATCAATAAAGTGTTCTATATCCTTATTATTGTCTTTATCCTTATTTTTTAAATCAACGTCATTTAAAAACTTTTTATTCCATAGTATTATTGTCCCATCTTTTTCGCCAGGTCTTTCAATCTGAATAACTGGTTTGTGGATTTTGGAGTTATTTATGACTATTTTACCGAAGGTATGCCCTGTAATTTTTGATTTTCCATAATTGAGCAAAAATAAGAAGTCATTGAATTCCCCAAGCTTTTGAATCGATTTAGATGGTACTAATTTTTCAGAAATATCAATAATTTCTTCTAAATTATTATCTATAACGGCAACTCGACCCATAGTACCGCCTAACTTTACAAATATTTCTTTTTCAATATACTTATCAGTAAAAACTTGATAATTTTTAATTATATCGATTATTTTTTTTGCATAACCGCTATCTATAATTTCAGGACCATGAACTATAATTCCTATTTTTAAAACATTTTTCTGAAAATCGTTTTCCATAATTTCACTTTCAATTAAATATTAATTTTATTCATTAAATTCTATCCCATTTTCATTCAAAGGACATATATATTGACAATCTTTGCAAAATATACACGAATTGATATCTAATTTTATAATACATGACTTATTGTAATCTTTGGGCAATACTATTGCATTCATAGGACAATAATTTTTACAAATCATACATTCATTTTTTGAATTTTGACTATCATTATCAGTATTGTAGTAACTACAATTATCGGATATTGTGATTTTACCGAATTTATTGTAGTATATGGCTTTTTCAGGACATTTTGGGATACAAAGACCGCAATCGTTACATTCTCCAGTAATGTATGGTATTTTTATCACGGGTATTTCATTCATAATTATTGGAATTGTACAAAATAATGCACAATAACCGCATTTTGTACATTTTTCAGAATCTATATCGAATCTATTTTCATGTATTGCATC includes the following:
- a CDS encoding DUF2117 domain-containing protein, with amino-acid sequence MENDFQKNVLKIGIIVHGPEIIDSGYAKKIIDIIKNYQVFTDKYIEKEIFVKLGGTMGRVAVIDNNLEEIIDISEKLVPSKSIQKLGEFNDFLFLLNYGKSKITGHTFGKIVINNSKIHKPVIQIERPGEKDGTIILWNKKFLNDVDLKNKDKDNNKDIEHFIDGLVETISRKFDISIENCISEGMNVYYDELGNQCRKIHGVSPNESIMVNGIVVGRSKGEEVTIVCKNGKLLGIKNADVKWHGVEKLGNIDLNKIIIKTGMLRRHSNFCENDHKLGDFNNKIDNTIDNKNIQENMQNVGKLLFIHHAGENTLEMLKNAPVSAVLTIGDDTTTVCGDILARFNIRIIGITDGDKDEILDNPRLTKGSKVFKILNAKDDDVGDYIIKNSKFEDFKTFEEYFNHVFKLLANYSLKLEYTLEEIDN
- a CDS encoding 4Fe-4S binding protein, whose protein sequence is MLKRTVKKGISKSKLLKNILSNVLNPKEFEKQARTKKPVVIECLACGLCEKACPTESISVFKFKNIICENCGACANVCPVDAIHENRFDIDSEKCTKCGYCALFCTIPIIMNEIPVIKIPYITGECNDCGLCIPKCPEKAIYYNKFGKITISDNCSYYNTDNDSQNSKNECMICKNYCPMNAIVLPKDYNKSCIIKLDINSCIFCKDCQYICPLNENGIEFNE
- a CDS encoding thiamine pyrophosphate-binding protein — encoded protein: MDNSNSKEFVGKLINFLEYNDIKTIFSYPGEQILPFYRAIENSNINLINVKHEQAAAHMADGYARITNETGVCLVTAGPGATNITTGVATAFRDNSSIVCFTGRCSSKYIGTEFFQEIPMDFLDFEEGSYIFESNDENLNTVKNVFEKSFFNRKPIQINISKNVYNSLDKSGSLLKITKNYKSYEKYINNHNNSELCNNIHATYQINNMNNTKNSKNLEINEYFETLKNNEIVQNSKNPILLIGQGIFGQLNYSEILQINNMLKNSKIPIVTTYPARGIISEEDEKCLGMIGRRGYFANEHLKNCDLIINLGSSLSYNTILESWDDIKSKIVDLNVNINNISDIELIVRNINDIFEKCDIFKKYNKIYRNNNHSLNKIVKFGDYSKKVKELIESIPNDSIIVTDAGNHTVFTSLFKTCMLPKSIISSHSMGTMGFGLPCAIGVKYGCIDKSIDREVININGDGGIQMNIQELATVAKNNLKMLIIIMKNSRLNIFCDLDNPNYVKLGEAYGITSKLVKSENEIKKCVNEYLEGNGPLILVIECEDESLPKPEN